The genome window CTCCATGTTTGGTTCCTGTGCTCATCAGATTGGCTCGTATGCGCCACTTGAGCGGTGGTAACGGACGAATGCCACGATTGGTTAATGAATCGGCCAACAGGTGCATGGCATACGCCGTACCTCCTGCTACCCAGATTTCCGGCCCCTGCTGTTGCGAGGTGCTGTAAAGTAAACCAGCCCAGACCGCAGTTCCATACAAGGTATGCGTCAACCCCCTATGCGTTAGTGTGGTGCACAGCATAAGCAGGCTGCCTGCAATCAGATTCCACGGAGCAAATGCGTGGCCGTAGAACACCAGGCCGAGTCCAATGGTGAACATCAACACTTTGCGAAGAGAACGCGAAGGCAGGAATGACACGAGTGCAATGAGAATTGCAAGCAGCAGGTTCCATGGTTTGGCATGAACATAGAAGTACACAAACACAGCTGTCGGCAAAAGAACGGTCTGTAACAGCCTGATGAGACTGTTAGGCAAGGCTCTCGATACCAGCAGCGAATTCGGCTCATCGATGTCAGGCAATAACGAACCAATCAGAGCAACCGTAACTGCGGGTGCAGTCACCGGCATACCAGCCAATTGAAGTACAGATAGCGAAACGCCTGTCCCGATAATCAGGTGGGATCTTCCCATCATGATGCAAAAACGTCCTTTCGAAGAAATAGGGAACATACATAGCCCACTTTTGATAGTACAACGAAACCAAAACAAGAACAATAGTTCGTATTTCTTATTTATATAAAAATAAATATCACTTTCTGTGATGGGGCTCACACTATTAAATTTATGACTCTTCTATCTTTATTAGTGAATTAAATCACATAAATTATCGTCAACACCTTGTATAATTTCAAATATAAACCACTAAAATTGCAGGTAATGTACAGCGTCTATTCAAGGAGGCATACACACATGAACGGAAAAAAAGAGAAACTCGTTATCATTGGTAACGGTATGGCAGGAATCAGTACCGTCGAACAAATTTTGAAATTAACTACGCGATTTGATATTACCGTTTTTGGCACAGAGCCCTATCCTAACTACAACCGCATTATGTTGTCATATGTACTGGAAGGCAGTAAAACACTGGATGACATCGTGCTGAATGATCTCCACTGGTATGAAGATTATGGTATTACACTCCATACTGGAACAACTGTAGCCCGAATTGATTCGGATACACTTGAGGTCATTACGGAGGATGGAACTCGCTTTCCTTATGACAAAATTATCATTGCAACAGGCTCCAACTCCTTCATTCTCCCCGTACCGGGGCATGACAAAGAAGGTGTCGTTGGTTTCCGTGATATCGCCGATTGTAACGTCATGCTCGACGCTGCTAAACAGTACAAACGAGCGGCCGTGATCGGGGGCGGACTGCTGGGTCTTGAAGCGGCCAAAGGTCTGGTACAACTTGGCATGGAGGTTACCGTAGTACATCTGATGGAAGATCTGATGGAGCGTCAGCTTGATCCGCAAGCTTCAGCCATGTTAAAGGCAGAATTGGAGCGTCAGGGTATCCGGTTCAAAATGGGCGCACAGACTTCCGAACTGCTTGGCGGTGAACGGGTTGAAGGCATTCGTTTTGCCGATGATTCCGTACTGAATGTTGACTTCGTGGTCATGGCTGTAGGGATCAAACCGAATACAGCTGTAGCCCGTGAAAGCGGTATGGAAGTGAACCGGGGTATTGTTGTGAATGACTACATGCAGACTTCCCTTGAGAATGTCTATTCGGTTGGGGAATGTACAGAGCACCGAGGGGTATGCTACGGCCTCGTTGCCCCATTGTTCGAGCAAGGCATGATTCTCGCGAAACATATCTGCGGTGTGGAGACCGCTCCGTATGAAGGCTCTGTAGTATCAACGAAATTGAAAATTTCGGGTGTGGACGTCTTTTCAACTGGTGAATTCATCGACAGTCCGGAGCACACCGTCATTTCGCATAAAGACGACTGGAAACGGACCTACAAAAAAATTCTGCTCCGCGATAATAAAATGGTTGGTGCTGTTCTATTCGGTGACATTACGGATTCTGCCGAATTGCAGAAGTTAATCAAACATCAGACTGAAATGACTGAAGAACTGTATAGCTCACTCATGGGTACAGGTTGCGGCGGTCATAAGAAAACAACCTCTGTTGAAACGATGCCCGAAGACGAAATCGTCTGTGGATGTAACGGGGTCACTAAAGGAACGATTGTTGATGTCATTACCAACCAGGGCCTCACTACTGTAGATGAAATCAAAGCCTGTACGGGTGCAACACGCTCTTGCGGTGGATGTAAGCCGGTTGTGGAACAGATTCTGCAATATGTGCTTGGAGACAGCTTCAGCAGTGGAGCCAAACAGGGCATATGCGGATGTACTTCCATGGGACGGGATGAGATTGTAGCCGAGATTCGTGCAAAAGGATTACAAACGACCAAAGAAGTCATGAATGTACTCGGATGGAGTCAGCCTGAAGGTTGTTCCAAATGTCGCCCGGCAATCAACTATTATCTTGGCATGATTGCACCGGACACGCATGAAGACGAGAAGGAATCACGCTTTGTTAACGAACGCATGAACGCCAATATTCAAAAGGATGGAACGTATACGGTCGTACCGCGGATGTATGGCGGGGTGACTACACCAGCGGATCTCAAACGCATTGCTGACGTTTCAGTCAAATATGATGTGAAAGCAGTCAAAGTTACCGGCGGCCAGCGCCTCGACTTGATTGGTGTCAAAAAAGAAGATCTGACCAAAGTTTGGGCTGAACTCGATATGCCTTCAGGTTATGCATACGCCAAATCGCTGCGCACGGTCAAAACATGTGTCGGCTCCCAATTCTGCCGATTCGGTACACAGGATTCCATGGCGATGGGTGCTCGCATTGAACGGAAATTCGAACGTCTGGATCTGCCTGCCAAGTTCAAATACGCTGTCAATGGCTGTCCACGGAACTGTGCAGAGGCATGTACCAAAGATATCGGTATCGTTGGTAACGACGGCGGCTGGGAAATATTCATCGGCGGTAACGGCGGTATTAAAGCAAGACTTGCTGATTCCCTGTGCAAAGTGAAAACAGATGAAGAGTTGATTGAACTGTGCGGAGCTATCATGCAATATTACCGCGAGACAGGTAACTATCTGGAACGGACTTCGGAGTGGGTGGAACGCATGGGTCTGGAGCATATTCGTTCGGTTGTCGTCGATAATCTCGAAGAACGTAAAGCATTGATGGAGCGGATTGAATTCGCACTTGAACATGTCGAAGAACCTTGGCAAAAAGCGATTCGCAATGAGGAAGGCCAAAGCAAAATGTTCCACGGCATCGAAGTATCGGCTCGTCCATAAGCAATCCCGCATGATCAACACGATCAGAACGTTAAATAGATAAAAGGAGTGGTTTAAGATGACGACAAAACAATCAGCCACCTACTTCCCTGCCGGAGTAGTTGAAGAATTCCTGCCGCGAATCGGAAGAGTCGTTGAGATTCAGAACCGTCAGCTTGCTGTCTTTCGTGCATCGGATGGTACGATCTTCGCTGCGGATAATCACAACCCCCACCCCAAAGGTGGTCCACTGGCAGAAGGCATCGTGTCAGGACATTATCTGTACGATCCGCTGTATGATTGGAAAATCGACCTCACTACAGGTGTTGTGCAAGCACCGGACAATGGTCAAGTGCAGATGTATCCGGTGAAGGTAGAGAACGGCCAGGTCTGGATTGAGATATAGCTCCATTGAAACGTTCATAGATTGATGCAAAATAATGGGGGAAACCGTGATGTATACACCAAGTGTTGAGGGAATTATTGAAGCTGCAGTTAAAAAAAGGGATCAGATGAACTCCAACCTTTCACGCTACATGGTTGCCGCCTTAATGGCGGGTGCCTATGTAGGACTTGGCATCGTGCTGATCTTCAGTATCG of Paenibacillus sp. FSL R5-0517 contains these proteins:
- a CDS encoding metal-dependent hydrolase, translated to MMGRSHLIIGTGVSLSVLQLAGMPVTAPAVTVALIGSLLPDIDEPNSLLVSRALPNSLIRLLQTVLLPTAVFVYFYVHAKPWNLLLAILIALVSFLPSRSLRKVLMFTIGLGLVFYGHAFAPWNLIAGSLLMLCTTLTHRGLTHTLYGTAVWAGLLYSTSQQQGPEIWVAGGTAYAMHLLADSLTNRGIRPLPPLKWRIRANLMSTGTKHGAVVENVCIVLTLILAWFAFSPLFL
- the nirB gene encoding nitrite reductase large subunit NirB, producing the protein MNGKKEKLVIIGNGMAGISTVEQILKLTTRFDITVFGTEPYPNYNRIMLSYVLEGSKTLDDIVLNDLHWYEDYGITLHTGTTVARIDSDTLEVITEDGTRFPYDKIIIATGSNSFILPVPGHDKEGVVGFRDIADCNVMLDAAKQYKRAAVIGGGLLGLEAAKGLVQLGMEVTVVHLMEDLMERQLDPQASAMLKAELERQGIRFKMGAQTSELLGGERVEGIRFADDSVLNVDFVVMAVGIKPNTAVARESGMEVNRGIVVNDYMQTSLENVYSVGECTEHRGVCYGLVAPLFEQGMILAKHICGVETAPYEGSVVSTKLKISGVDVFSTGEFIDSPEHTVISHKDDWKRTYKKILLRDNKMVGAVLFGDITDSAELQKLIKHQTEMTEELYSSLMGTGCGGHKKTTSVETMPEDEIVCGCNGVTKGTIVDVITNQGLTTVDEIKACTGATRSCGGCKPVVEQILQYVLGDSFSSGAKQGICGCTSMGRDEIVAEIRAKGLQTTKEVMNVLGWSQPEGCSKCRPAINYYLGMIAPDTHEDEKESRFVNERMNANIQKDGTYTVVPRMYGGVTTPADLKRIADVSVKYDVKAVKVTGGQRLDLIGVKKEDLTKVWAELDMPSGYAYAKSLRTVKTCVGSQFCRFGTQDSMAMGARIERKFERLDLPAKFKYAVNGCPRNCAEACTKDIGIVGNDGGWEIFIGGNGGIKARLADSLCKVKTDEELIELCGAIMQYYRETGNYLERTSEWVERMGLEHIRSVVVDNLEERKALMERIEFALEHVEEPWQKAIRNEEGQSKMFHGIEVSARP
- the nirD gene encoding nitrite reductase small subunit NirD, with the translated sequence MTTKQSATYFPAGVVEEFLPRIGRVVEIQNRQLAVFRASDGTIFAADNHNPHPKGGPLAEGIVSGHYLYDPLYDWKIDLTTGVVQAPDNGQVQMYPVKVENGQVWIEI